A single genomic interval of Nycticebus coucang isolate mNycCou1 chromosome 21, mNycCou1.pri, whole genome shotgun sequence harbors:
- the CTCFL gene encoding transcriptional repressor CTCFL, whose amino-acid sequence MVTTEPSVPSEQFTKIKEPELILENGLQEEDEEEEEDGVCIPKDCGTPGELEAECAYGALQARILEEELELVPAPSVEGDRHILTLQTVHLVSDEAGLQETGWLSAQPPEEVQMVVQQASSGLPSLVWLGEESPQSLQQCVAISVQEELYSLQEMQVMEFNVLEENTVVASEDSKLVVSLAESSGLIKTEKSQEEDQLSAEGEFAEGTEHQFFLVEARPGEEGRDEIVVTISNLNFEEHEDKPASGQANVEKANSTKTQRKTKEAKRTFCCDSCMFTSSRVSSFNRHVKMHTGEKPHLCHLCLKTFRTVTLLRNHINTHTGTRPYKCGDCDMAFVTSGELVRHRRYKHTHEKPFKCSMCKYASVEASKLKRHIRSHTGERPFQCRLCSYASKDTYKLKRHMRTHSGEKPYECHICRARFTQSGTMKTHVLQKHSENVPKYECPHCATIIARKSDLRVHLRNLHTYNAAEMKCRYCSAVFHERYALIQHQKTHKDEKRFKCEHCSYACKQERHMRVHLRTHTGEKPFTCLACNKCFRQKQLLNVHFKKYHDSTFIPTVYECPKCGKSFSRWNNMHRHSRKCDGEKSPTSGKGRTKRKAVLKEAVKEEAGPMSVGNQSVPESSPIRPPPLPTAVPTPPLALTPPLAPAPTPTRTPGATFTPALTPTPEPTTAPVPTPLLWLQLLPWADCETAIEEVSTVSRGQSPGEMALVSCRETTAGSKDMDEDMTCEMILNLMDK is encoded by the exons ATGGTGACTACCGAGCCCTCTGTTCCTTCTGAGCAATTCACCAAAATCAAAGAACCAGAGTTGATACTGGAAAATGGCCTacaggaggaagatgaggaagaggaggaagatggagTGTGCATACCGAAAGATTGTGGGACGCCCGGGGAGTTGGAGGCAGAGTGTGCTTATGGGGCCCTCCAGGCCAGGATCCTGGAAGAAGAGCTAGAGCTGGTGCCTGCCCCCTCAGTGGAGGGTGACAGGCACATCTTGACCCTGCAGACGGTGCACCTTGTCTCTGATGAAGCAGGGTTGCAGGAGACCGGCTGGCTGAGTGCACAGCCCCCAGAAGAGGTGCAGATGGTGGTACAGCAGGCCAGTTCTGGGCTGCCATCGCTGGTGTGGCTGGGCGAGGAGTCCCCCCAGAGCCTGCAGCAGTGTGTGGCAATTAGTGTCCAGGAAGAGCTGTACTCCCTGCAGGAGATGCAGGTGATGGAGTTCAATGTTCTGGAGGAGAACACGGTGGTAGCCAGTGAAGACAGTAAGTTAGTGGTGAGCCTGGCTGAAAGTTCTGGATTGATTAAG aCTGAGAAAAGTCAGGAGGAGGACCAGCTTTCGGCTGAAGGAGAATTTGCTGAAGGAACAGAACATCAGTTCTTTCTTGTGGAAGCAAGGCccggagaggaaggaagagatgaaATTGTTGTGACAATTTCGAATTTAAACTTTGAAGAACACGAAGATAAACCTGCATCCGGTCAAGCAAATGTTGAAAAAGCCAACTCTacaaaaactcaaagaaagaCAAAGG aagcaAAGAGAACCTTTTGCTGTGATAGCTGCATGTTCACGTCTTCCAGAGTTTCAAGTTTCAATCGTCACGTGAAGATGCACACGGGTGAGAAGCCTCACCTGTGCCACCTCTGCCTGAAGACCTTCCGCACTGTCACCCTGCTGCGGAACCACATCAACACTCACACAG GAACCAGGCCCTATAAATGTGGCGACTGTGACATGGCATTTGTCACCAGCGGAGAACTCGTGAGACACAGGCGTTATAAACATACTCACGAGAAGCCCTTTAAGTGTTCCATGTGCAAATACGCCAGTGTAGAA GCGAGCAAGCTGAAGCGTCACATCCGCTCGCACACAGGGGAGCGGCCCTTCCAGTGCCGCCTGTGCAGCTACGCCAGCAAAGACACCTACAAACTGAAGCGGCACATGCGGACGCACTCAG GTGAGAAGCCGTACGAATGCCACATCTGCCGTGCCCGATTTACCCAGAGTGGGACCATGAAAACACATGTTCTTCAGAAGCACAGCGAGAACGTTCCCAAATACGAGTGTCCCCACTGTGCCACTATCATTGCCAGGAAAAGCGACCTGC GTGTCCATTTGCGCAACTTGCATACTTACAACGCTGCAGAGATGAAATGCCGCTACTGTTCTGCTGTCTTCCATGAACGCTATGCCCTCATCCAGCACCAGAAAACTCATAAAGACGAGAAAAGATTCAAGTGCGAACACTGCAGTTACGCCTGCAAGCAG GAGCGACACATGAGGGTTCACTTACGCacccacactggagagaaaccattcACCTGCCTTGCCTGCAATAAATGTTTCCGACAGAAGCAACTTCTAAATGTTCACTTCAAGAAATACCACGATTCAACTTTCATCCCGACTGTTTATGAATGTCCCAAGTGTGGCAAAAGCTTTTCCCGCTGG AATAACATGCACAGACATTCAAGGAAGTGTGACGGAGAGAAGTCGCCCACCTCCGGAAAAGGACGAACAAAGAGAAAGGCCGTCCTGAAGGAGGCCGTAAAGGAAGAAG CAGGCCCGATGTCTGTAGGTAACCAGTCAGTGCCAGAATCCTCACCCATCC GTCCCCCACCTCTGCCTACAGCCGTTCCCACACCCCCATTGGCTCTCACGCCCCCACTTGCTCCGGCACCCACTCCCACACGCACACCTGGAGCCACATTCACACCTGCTCTCACGCCTACACCGGAGCCCACAACTGCTCCCGTGCCCACACCCCTCCTGTGGCTTCAGCTGCTGCCATGGGCGGATTGTG AAACTGCCATTGAGGAGGTGTCCACCGTGAGCAGAGGACAGTCCCCAGGCGAGATGGCTCTCGTCAGCTGCAGAGAAACCACAGCTGGAAGCAAGGACATGGATGAGGACATGACCTGTGAGATGATCCTGAACCTGATGGATAAGTGA